TTTAGCGCTGACCACCGAGAAACTCACGGAGCAAGAGTTGATTTGGTCTTCGGGGCAGAGGAAAGGGAAGAGGGGCGACCGTACCGAGATGTAGGAGCAGGCGGGGATGACGCGCATGCCGTGGCGCTGCGCGTGGGCAAAGGCGGCGTCGCAGAGGCGCGCGGCGAGCCCCTGCCCGCGCTTGCTCCCGGGCACGTACGTGTGCACCATGTCCATCGCCGCCGGGGACGCGCCGCCGCGGACGGAGGAGGCGCGCGGCTGGACGACGAGGCGGTACTGGAGGAAGGCCTCGCCGTCGGGCGTCTCGAACTTCCCCGCCTCCTCCCTCCACACGATGCTGTCCTCCGCCGCTCCCCGCTCCTCGCCGGCGCCGCGCTCGTCGTTTGCCATCGCGCTGTG
The window above is part of the Triticum aestivum cultivar Chinese Spring chromosome 2A, IWGSC CS RefSeq v2.1, whole genome shotgun sequence genome. Proteins encoded here:
- the LOC123189230 gene encoding acetyltransferase At1g77540 — its product is MANDERGAGEERGAAEDSIVWREEAGKFETPDGEAFLQYRLVVQPRASSVRGGASPAAMDMVHTYVPGSKRGQGLAARLCDAAFAHAQRHGMRVIPACSYISDTYLPRNPAWNELVYKADEPKHSSTSSSM